In Eriocheir sinensis breed Jianghai 21 chromosome 8, ASM2467909v1, whole genome shotgun sequence, the following proteins share a genomic window:
- the LOC126995585 gene encoding uncharacterized protein LOC126995585: MATTVSVNKEERRFWTEFIDIYRENSSLWKVKSKEYSDKVKKNAAYDLLVEKLKEKDGRATRDTVTKKINNLRSSFRKECKKVLSSMKSGSGTDDVYTPSLWYYNLLLFLKEQEIPRTSVSAIEQDRNASSIAGEEEKEDLEEVPRHGTCSPNEDMHRDDGHSQKSVFSGATKRKADEDKVFVESYIMKTFAAQAAERDEHSVFGEHVANRLRKCGRSHYDTVIAQHKIENILFDLEMGAYDRNRYQEHRHYLSPQTNWQNSPTTMNDEVGTSQAIQNTLIVGDLFKSECSKHVIAEDVDGD; encoded by the exons ATGGCAACCACAGTAAGCGTAAATAAAGAAGAGCGGCGATTCTGGACTGAATTTATTGACATATATAGGGAGAATTCGTCCCTTTGGAAAGTCAAATCTAAAGAGTATTCAgataaagtgaagaaaaatgcaGCATATGACTTGCTTgttgaaaaattaaaagaaaaagatggtAGAGCTACCCGAGATACTGTGACCAAGAAAATTAACAACTTGAGGAGCTCTTTTAGGAAAGAATGCAAGAAGGTTTTGTCATCCATGAAATCAG GTTCTGGCACCGATGATGTATACACACCAAGTTTGTGGTACTATAATTTGCTCTTGTTCCTGAAAGAACAAGAAATTCCGAGGACATCTGTATCGGCCATTGAACAG gATCGTAATGCGTCATCGATTgctggggaagaggaaaaggaagatttgGAAGAGGTACCCAGACATGGCACATGTTCTCCAAATGAAGACATGCATCGTGATGACGGTCATTCACAGAAAAGTGTGTTCAGTGGAGCAACAAAGAGGAAGGCTGATGAAGATAAAGTTTTCGTTGAATCTTACATCATGAAAACCTTCGCAGCACAGGCGGCCGAGCGAGATGAACATAGTGTGTTCGGTGAACATGTGGCGAACAGACTACGCAAATGTGGCAGATCACATTATGACACAGTTATTGCTCAGCATAAAATTGAGAACATTCTTTTTGATTTGGAGATGGGAGCATATGACAGAAATCGTTATCAGGAACATCGGCATTACTTGTCTCCACAGACAAACTGGCAAAATTCTCCCACAACGATGAATGATGAGGTTGGCACATCACAAGCAATTCAGAACACTTTGATAGTTGGAGACTTGTTTAAGTCGGAGTGTAGTAAACATGTAATAGCTGAAGATGTTGATGGTGATTAA